Proteins from a genomic interval of Lolium perenne isolate Kyuss_39 chromosome 1, Kyuss_2.0, whole genome shotgun sequence:
- the LOC127322087 gene encoding aldo-keto reductase family 4 member C10 codes for MARHFVLNTGAKIPSVGLGTWQAEPGVVGDAIYLAVKAGYRHIDCAQIYGNEKEIGFALKKVFDEGIVSRKDLFITSKLWNSSHAPEDVPVALDITLQDLQTDYVDLYLVHWPIRLKKGSRFGPENVIPSDIPATWAAMESLYDSGKARAIGVSNFSTTKLEDLLAIARVPPAANQVECHPVWQQAKLRDLCSSKGIHLSAYSPLGSPAMFKAGNVLQHPVVVSTAEKLGKTPAQVALRWGIQTGYSVLPKSTNEERIRANLDIYDWSIPSDLFASFSEIEQVKLVRGAFWTHPEGLLKSVEEVWDGEIV; via the exons ATGGCCCGTCACTTCGTTCTCAATACCGGCGCCAAGATCCCGTCGGTCGGCCTCGGCACCTGGCAGGCCGAGCCCGGCGTCGTCGGCGACGCCATCTACCTCGCCGTCAAG GCTGGCTATCGGCACATCGATTGCGCTCAAATCTACGGGAATGAAAAGGAG ATTGGGTTCGCTCTGAAGAAGGTTTTTGACGAGGGCATAGTCAGTCGGAAAGATCTTTTCATCACCTCCAAGCTATG GAACTCTAGCCACGCGCCTGAGGACGTCCCGGTTGCACTGGACATCACACTCCAAGACCTGCAAACGGACTACGTGGATCTCTACCTT GTACACTGGCCTATACGGCTGAAGAAAGGCTCCCGCTTCGGCCCAGAAAACGTTATCCCGTCCGACATACCGGCGACGTGGGCGGCGATGGAGAGCCTCTACGACTCCGGCAAGGCCCGAGCCATCGGCGTCAGCAACTTCTCCACCACGAAGCTGGAGGACCTGCTCGCCATCGCGCGCGTGCCGCCGGCCGCGAACCAGGTGGAGTGCCACCCCGTCTGGCAGCAGGCCAAGCTCCGGGACCTCTGCTCCTCCAAAGGGATACACCTCTCG GCCTATTCGCCGTTGGGCTCGCCGGCGATGTTCAAGGCGGGCAACGTGCTGCAGCACCCGGTGGTGGTGTCGACGGCGGAGAAGCTGGGGAAGACGCCGGCGCAGGTGGCGCTGCGGTGGGGGATCCAAACGGGGTACAGCGTGCTCCCAAAGAGCACCAACGAGGAGAGGATCAGGGCCAACCTCGACATCTACGACTGGTCCATCCCCAGCGACCTCTTCGCCAGCTTCTCTGAAATCGAACAG GTGAAGCTGGTCCGAGGGGCGTTCTGGACACACCCGGAAGGCTTGCTCAAATCCGTCGAAGAGGTTTGGGATGGGGAAATAGTCTAA
- the LOC127322083 gene encoding aldo-keto reductase family 4 member C10: MAESFVLNTGASIPSIGLGTWQLEPDVVGNAIYAAVKAGYRHIDCASIYCNEKEVGLALKRLFDEGVVKREDLFITSKLWSDHHAPEDVPEAIGTTLKDLQLDFLDLFLIHEPIRLKKGTTSNPEDFLPPDIPATWEAMEKLYDSGKARAIGVSNFSCKKLEDLLAIARVSPAANQVECHLIWQQDKLRKLCQSRGVHLSAYSPLGSPGTSEVNGPSVLTNPIVISVAEKLQKTPAQVALRWGLQMGQSVLPKSSNTARIMQNFDIFDWSIPEDLMAKFSEIKQERLLRFEYAAHPLSVYKTLEDFWDGEI; encoded by the exons ATGGCCGAGTCCTTCGTCCTGAACACTGGCGCAAGCATCCCCTCGATCGGCCTAGGCACATGGCAGCTAGAGCCTGATGTTGTGGGCAACGCCATTTATGCTGCTGTCAAG GCTGGATATCGGCATATTGATTGTGCTTCAATATACTGTAATGAGAAAGAG GTTGGCTTGGCTTTGAAGAGATTATTTGACGAAGGTGTGGTGAAGCGTGAAGATTTATTTATCACCTCTAAGTTATG GTCTGATCATCATGCACCTGAAGATGTTCCAGAGGCAATTGGCACTACTCTTAAAGATTTGCAGCTTGACTTTTTGGATTTGTTCCTT ATTCATGAACCTATCCGTTTAAAAAAAGGAACTACATCGAACCCTGAAGACTTTCTCCCACCTGATATTCCTGCTACATGGGAAGCGATGGAGAAGCTATACGACTCTGGCAAAGCTCGAGCAATCGGTGTGAGTAACTTTTCTTGCAAGAAGTTGGAGGATTTGCTTGCCATTGCACGCGTGTCTCCAGCAGCCAACCAGGTTGAGTGCCATCTGATTTGGCAGCAAGACAAGCTCCGTAAACTATGCCAGTCAAGGGGTGTACATCTTTCT GCATATTCGCCATTAGGTTCACCTGGTACATCAGAAGTCAATGGGCCTAGTGTCCTTACCAATCCTATTGTCATCTCTGTTGCTGAGAAGTTGCAGAAAACGCCTGCACAGGTCGCCCTGCGCTGGGGCCTTCAAATGGGACAGAGTGTACTCCCAAAGAGCTCCAATACAGCAAGGATCATGCAGAACTTCGACATATTTGATTGGTCCATTCCTGAAGATTTGATGGCAAAATTCTCCGAGATCAAACAG GAAAGGTTGCTGAGATTTGAGTATGCAGCTCACCCTCTAAGCGTTTACAAAACCTTGGAGGATTTTTGGGATGGCGAAATCTAA